GACTttggcttttgtttgtttgtttgaaggaAATTCTATTGGGAATAGTTCTTGCTTGTTTCTTTGAAATATTTGCTGGGCAAGCAGACTTTTTGCTTCTGTAACAGAAAAGGAATCGTTTTTTTTCCATAGAAAACAGCAGGTCTTGTCTTCAGCAAACCTCTTTCTTCGCTGCTGGTTAAATTCCTCGCTTGTCagactgactcaaaaaaaacaaccagaaaagGTATTTTCTGTTAGTGACTCCACCCAGAATTCTCTGCTGCTCATTCGTCAAGCCACAGACTGACGACCCAAGTGGTGCTCAAATGTGTCGGGGGCACCACGCCCCCTCCAAAACAGCCATGTTCATTTCTCTCATCCTGCTGAAGTCGCCtccgtcgtcgtcgtcgtctcTGTCGTCATCGTCCCCGTCGTTGCCTCTGTCCCGGTGATCGGTGTTGCAGAACTCCCCGTCGTTGTCCTGGTTGAAGGTAGAAATTAAGTTGTTTGACtgcttctgcagcagaaaaacaaacaaaatatacgacgaagtatttccttttttcaacatCTGActgaggatttaaaaaaaatgcatcttttaCCGTCCTGGTCTCTGGCTCTCTGTACGTGGGGCAGACCATGTGGAAGCGGGGGATGGCCACCTGAAAAACCTCCTCCTTATTggctgaaagagaaaaaaacgggAGCGGCTGAGGAAGGCGGTGTCGACTGCTGAGTTGACAGCTGCAGGTGGGCGGAGCCTCACCCAGCCTGTGAAAGGTGTAGTGACCCTCCATGTACTCCGACGGCGTCGAGAAGGTGGTGCAGCTGGCGTATTCGTGCACCTTCCCCGGCGTCATGACCGGGAACTCACCTGCAAACAACACAGCTACTCAGCAGCTGGTTTCAGCCGTGCGGACAACTTTCGGCGCCGCGGCGACCTACCGACCACGCCTGGGCCCTGAACTTCCTCCACGTTTCCATCTGAGGTTGTGATTTTCCAGTACCGACTGTCCAGCTGGCAGGCAGCTTCACGCGAGGCACTGCTGGACATTTCTATTCTAAAAGCGGAGGCTCCTCACTACCAGAACGATCACAACAAGACATCTGCATTTGGGGGGCGAATGACGGTACCTGATGCGGTAAGTGAAGAAAAAGTGCGGCGGATGGACGGATGACAGCTCCGGCAGGAAGGATGTAGAGACAGAGACGGTGATGTCACCAGTGGTTGCCACGCAGCCTTTCTCGTGCACGTACCTGGAAGAAGAGGGGATGGAAGCTGTGAGAGTCTGATATCGTTCAGGTGAGGTTGGGCGGCGAATCGCTTGTTTTACCTGAAGATCTGGTCTTTGATAATCGGATATTCTCCTGTGACCACGTTGTTCACGTATGTGGTGAACCACTCCAGGAAACTAGACCCTGAAATGAAATGCTGAGTTACTGcagcctttgtttttgttttttttaaaaacaaggacTAGAATTAGCAAAAGAATCAAGTCCAGGTATAACTGGGAATGTTTTGAAAACCGATGTTTCAGACCTGTGATAAACATGTCAATGGCTGCTGGATCCTGAGCGGTCTGATCCTGGAGATAGaaatctaaatttaaaaagCGTTGGCATTTTTACTGCTTTATTCGGAGAGAACAGGAAGTGCACCAACGGGGCAGGGATAGAAGCTCTCGCCCATCCGGCGACCCTCGATGGGGTCCAGGGTCATGTACTGGCTGAGGCCCGTGTGGAAGCAGAAGGTGAGCGGCAGGCAGCGCCTCATGCCTTTCCTCTGCTGGAAGCCCCCAGCGGCCGTCTCCACGTCCAACAGGACCTCCGAGCGGTAATGGTTGGACAGCGACATGCTCCCCATGAGCCTGGTGACAAAAGGCAGGGAGGTCACAAGGAGCGGAGTCCACCTCGGCGTAGCACTCCAGATACCGACCCTGGAATCACCAGCTTCTGGCCGTTGTGGATGCGGTACGAGCAGCGGTAGTCATCTGGAAGCTTGCAGCCAATCTGGGTTTCAATGTCGTTCAGCTCCGCCTCTGTGGTGCCctctaccaaaaaaaaagacagaacagtTTCAAAGAGGGCTAAAGAATCGACGATGGAATACATTTGagatcaataaaaaacaaaaaggagtaaacatgtttaaaattgaTTACAAAATGAGCCAAAGTGTGATTtaacctttaaagacccactctgatgaaaatggtttttaacatgtggcatttttctcattgaCAGAGgaaatttataaagaaaatgaagcttaaaattgcatttctgaaggCAGCTGTTTCATTACTAAGATTGGTGCTATTTTGGGCAATGTTAGATTAGAAATGAAGTAAATtcaagaagattttttttcctaaaagcaCACATTATGGAAGATTTCTTCACATTTAATGGTTAAGTTGGAGAAATCAACCACCTATAGACTGTGTCAGAATGCCCTCACTACTTCATAGCCCTCAAAAGACCACATAGTTCTGGACTTCCTCTGGGTTTTAAGGTCATTTGGACACATGCTCACAACTGTGTTTTGATTAAATACGGCAATTGTGCCGTCACCCATTTCCCTAAAGTAAAAACctgataaatatttaaattttacaaagactatttatgaatccactatGTTGCAATGATGAGAACCTGGATgtttaaatagattttaatgACAAATCATCCAAACGTAATGCATTATGGTCAATAATTGTCAATGTAGTCAGAATCGATGCACACTACTTTTTTTACAGAGACTTTTAGGGGATTTCCAGGGccctggattttggaattgtagattaaAACACCACATAAAAACGGCTAATAAAGTGCCCTAAGTGGAAAACACCCCATTGTTCCTCAGGCGTCAAAGTTCTCCCCTTCCTTCTACAACCTCTGCATTGCATTATGTCAACACTGTTCTGTAACTCGTATTTGTGCGATTAAAGCCTGGGTCGTTTGTTCTTGCAGTACCACCTTTGAGCGATGCGATCATGCGGGGGCACCGCTGCTGCAGGAAGCTCTTGAGCTGCTCCCAGGCTTTCCTCAGCACCGCGTAGTGCTGGATGTAACGGCCCAGGTCGGAGTAGTACCGCTTGAACAGGCAGTACCAGGAGAGGCCACTCTGGAGGCGGTCAGCACTGAAAGTAAAACGAGACGGCTTAGCGCTGGTGTTGAGCCGGAGCCGGGTTTGGGCTAGCGCACTGCCGGGAGGGAACTCACTCTGTCAGCAGCCAGTGTTGGCAGCACAGAGACTTCCACAGCAGGTTGTGCTTGGAGAGCTCGTTCAGCCTCCGGTTAACAAAGCTGCAGCTGTAAACACAccagcaaaaaaacacaacacacatacacaatttTACTCTGTGCATGACTCGCCTTAAACACAGGTAAACTACAGCTTTCAAAAAataccttaaagacccacttcaatcatattttgatctattgtaaaagccttcccagaggtcttttaattatgattatgctgcaATCATCCATCTGTACAGTTTTGACCCAGAtgagctcagatgaggaaaacaaagacgtagacggatctatttgtctgccagTGCATGAATCTGAATGGAGAGGAGCGGGGAGATTTTGCCCCACCCAGCgtacaaataagatctttttcaaacagcattttttgtctgcttcagattcacaacgatttgcataaagaaatgctcagaaatgtaattgtaatgtcaattttctttatacgtgTCGTCCgtcataaacatgtta
The sequence above is drawn from the Oryzias latipes chromosome 2, ASM223467v1 genome and encodes:
- the fbxo3 gene encoding F-box only protein 3 isoform X1, yielding MAASSEFEMDQLPSDPLLHIFTYLSYRDLVHCSFVNRRLNELSKHNLLWKSLCCQHWLLTDADRLQSGLSWYCLFKRYYSDLGRYIQHYAVLRKAWEQLKSFLQQRCPRMIASLKEGTTEAELNDIETQIGCKLPDDYRCSYRIHNGQKLVIPGLMGSMSLSNHYRSEVLLDVETAAGGFQQRKGMRRCLPLTFCFHTGLSQYMTLDPIEGRRMGESFYPCPDQTAQDPAAIDMFITGSSFLEWFTTYVNNVVTGEYPIIKDQIFRYVHEKGCVATTGDITVSVSTSFLPELSSVHPPHFFFTYRIRIEMSSSASREAACQLDSRYWKITTSDGNVEEVQGPGVVGEFPVMTPGKVHEYASCTTFSTPSEYMEGHYTFHRLANKEEVFQVAIPRFHMVCPTYREPETRTKQSNNLISTFNQDNDGEFCNTDHRDRGNDGDDDDRDDDDDGGDFSRMREMNMAVLEGAWCPRHI
- the fbxo3 gene encoding F-box only protein 3 isoform X2; translated protein: MAASSEFEMDQLPSDPLLHIFTYLSYRDLVHCSFVNRRLNELSKHNLLWKSLCCQHWLLTDADRLQSGLSWYCLFKRYYSDLGRYIQHYAVLRKAWEQLKSFLQQRCPRMIASLKEGTTEAELNDIETQIGCKLPDDYRCSYRIHNGQKLVIPGLMGSMSLSNHYRSEVLLDVETAAGGFQQRKGMRRCLPLTFCFHTGLSQYMTLDPIEGRRMGESFYPCPDQTAQDPAAIDMFITGSSFLEWFTTYVNNVVTGEYPIIKDQIFRYVHEKGCVATTGDITVSVSTSFLPELSSVHPPHFFFTYRIRIEMSSSASREAACQLDSRYWKITTSDGNVEEVQGPGVVGEFPVMTPGKVHEYASCTTFSTPSEYMEGHYTFHRLANKEEVFQVAIPRFHMVCPTYREPETRTDNDGEFCNTDHRDRGNDGDDDDRDDDDDGGDFSRMREMNMAVLEGAWCPRHI